A single window of Nicotiana sylvestris chromosome 5, ASM39365v2, whole genome shotgun sequence DNA harbors:
- the LOC138869268 gene encoding uncharacterized protein, which yields MAPYEALYERKCRSPIGWFEVGEAELLGPNLVQQAMEKVKLIRDRLCIAQSRQKSYADVRRRDLEFDVEDWVFLKVSPMKGVMRFGKKGKLSPGCVGPYKIIRRIGRVAYELDLPLELEAVHPVFHVSMLRKCIGDPSRITPIEDIHIAEDLSYAKVPVAILDRQVRKLQTKEVASVKVLWRNNNIEEMTWEAEEEVPPPIYDLT from the coding sequence ATGGCCCCTTACGAAGCACTATACGagcggaagtgtaggtcgccgaTCGGTTGGTTCGAGGTCGGGGAAGCAGAGTTGCTAGGTCCTAATTTAGTCCAGCAAGCAATGGAAAAGGTAAAACTTATTAGAGACCGGCTGTGTATAGCACAAAGTCGGCAGAAGTCTTATGCAGATGTTCGACGACGAGACTTAGAGTTTGATGTGgaagattgggttttcctgaaagtatcacctatgaagggcgtcatgcgatttggaaagaaggggaagCTCAGCCCCGGGTGTGTTGGACCGTATAAGATTATTCGGAGGATTGGTAGGGTGGCGTACGAGCTTGATTTGCCTTTAGAATTGGAAGCAGTCCATcctgtgtttcatgtatctatgttgcgGAAGTGCATTGGAGATCCTTCACGTATTACGCCCATTGAGGATATTCACATTGCTGAAGACTTATCTTACGCAAAGGTACCAGTAGCTATTTTAGATCGGCAGGTAAGAAAGCTTCAAACTAAAGAAGTGGCTTCCGTGAAGGTGTTATGGCGAAATAACAACATCGAGGAAATGACCTGGGAAGCTGAGGAAGAAGTACCCCCACCTATTTACGACTTAACGTGA
- the LOC138869270 gene encoding uncharacterized protein, whose translation MRFGKKGKFSPRYVGPYKIILRIGRVAYELDLPSELEAVHPVFHVSLLRKCIGDPSRITPIEDIHIAEDLYYAEVPVAILDRQLESEAGARRDWTGSSTVREFLHLAPPVFTRSSSTEDPQDFIDQMYRVLRVMHASVTEDVELASFRLRDVAVLWYVAWERFRGPDAPPAEWEDFSVAFIAHYLPREAREARLDQFLSLKQGDMSVRDYSHKFNSLARYAPDIVRTMRARVHHYVDGLGDHLIRDCRVASLSDDVDISHIQAFAQTTEDFSRRIRDTRRDREQSKRARTIGSYRETRGDFRPPLHRYPPQSAGSFPPQMQGQQFDRYIQSGLGQSLGQPEGRRQERYAQMRQPTPPCTQCGRGALAQPSGSTAASSPSVRAPRPAPQSTLGRARGRGGGDTSGSSGGQNRFYALTGRQDLEASPDVVTDPDSTFSYITTFIVGKLDMRSELLPQDIDKEPATLQSVPIVNEFPTVFPDELPGIPPEREIDFAIDLLPDMQPISILPYRMAPAELRELKEQLKDFLDKGFIRPSTSPWGAPVLFVRKKDGSLRMCIDYRQLNKVTIKNKYPLQWIDDLFDQLQGAKCFSKIDLRSGYHQLRVRDIDIPKTTVRTRYGHFEFLVMSFGLTNAPVTFMDLMNRVFKPFLDEFVIVFIDDILVYSRSEAEHADHLRTVLQTLQNYRLYAKFSKCEFWLTSIAFVGHVITSDGIKVDGQKIKVVMTWPRPMNTTEVHCFLGLAGYYRRFVDGFSSISAPLTKLTHKGAKF comes from the exons atgcgatttggaaagaagggaaagttcAGCCCCAGGTATGTTGGACCGTATAAGATTATTCTGAGGATTGGTAGGGTGGCGTACGAGCTTGATTTGCCTTCAGAATTGGAAGCAGTCCATCCTGTGTTTCATGTATCTTTGTTGCGGAAATGCATTGGAGATCCTTCACGTATTACGCCCATTGAGGATATTCACATTGCTGAAGACTTATATTACGCAGAGGTACCAGTAGCTATTTTAGATCGGCAG CTAGAGTCGGAAGCAGGTGCCCGGAGAGATTGGACAGGAAGCTCGACGGTACGAGAGTTTCTTCACTTGGCCCCTCCAGTATTTACAAGATCCAGTTccactgaggatccccaggactttaTAGACCAAATGTATAGAGTATTGAGGGTGATGCATGCCTCCGTCACCGAGGATGTGGAGTTGGCTTCTTTTCGACTACGTGATGTAGCCGTCCTATGGTATGTAGCATGGGAGAGATTTAGAGGACCTGATGCTCCGCCAGCAGAGTGGGAGGACTTCTCTGTGGCCTTTATAGCCCATTATTTGCCACGGGAGGCTCGGGAGGCCCGTCTTGACCAGTTTCTTAGCCTGAAGCAGGGGGATATGAGTGTGAGGGATTATAGCCATAAGTTTAATTCTTTGGCGAGGTATGCACCAGATATCGTACGTACCATGAGGGCTAGAGTTCATCATTATGTGGATGGTTTGGGGGATCATCTGATTAGGGACTGTAGGGTAGCATCGTTATCGGATGATGTAGATATTTCCCACATACAGGCTTTCGCTCAGACTACAGAGGACTTTTCCCGTCGGATTCGTGATACTCGCAGGGATAGGGAGCAGAGTAAGAGGGCTCGTACTATAGGGTCTTATAGGGAGACACGAGGTGATTTTAGGCCCCCACTCCATCGATATCCACCTCAGTCAGCAGGTAGTTTCCCACCACAGATGCAGGGCCAGCAGTTTGATCGTTATATTCAGTCAGGATTAGGGCAGAGCTTAGGCCAGCCTGAGGGCCGTCGACAGGAGCGTTATGCACAAATGAGACAACCTACTCCTCCATGTACTCAGTGCG GCAGAGGTGCACTAGCTCAGCCTTCAGGATCCACCGCAGCCTCTTCACCATCAGTCCGTGCTCCCCGACCAGCTCCACAGTCTACTCTGGGACGTGCTAGGGGGAGAGGTGGAGGAGACACCTCAGGTTCTAGTGGTGGCCAGAACCGCTTTTATGCGCTCACAGGACGACAAGATTTAGAGGCATCCCCAGATGTTGTCACAG ATCCTGactctacattttcatatattaCTACATTTATTGTTGGTAAGCTTGACATGAGATCTGAGTTGTTGCCACA AgatatagataaggagccagcgaCTCTTCAATCGGTTcctattgtgaatgaattcccgACAGTATTCCCTGACGAGCTTCCAGGAATTCCCCCCGAAAGGGAAATCGATTTTGCTATAGATTTGCTTCCTGATATGCAACCTATATCCATTCTTCCCTATAGAATGGCTCCTGCAGAGCTAagggaattgaaggaacaactgaaggactttcttgataaaggctttattaggccAAGTACATCCCCATGGGGTGCTCCGGTGCTCTTTGTTCGAAAGAAAGATGGCTCcttgcggatgtgtattgactacaggCAACTAaataaagtcactatcaagaataagtatcctctTCAATGGATTGATGACTTGTTCGaccagttacaaggtgccaaATGCTTTTCGAAGATCGACTTGCGATCCGGTTATCATCAGCTACGAGTCAGGGATATTGATATCCCAAAAACAACAGTTAGGACGAGGTATGGCCATTTTGAAttccttgtcatgtctttcgggcttaCAAATGCCCCAGTAACCTTTATGGATCTTATGAATAGGGTATTCAAACCATTCTTGGATgaatttgtgattgtgtttattgacgacatcCTGGTATATTCACGATCGGAAGCCGAGCATGCAGACCACTTGCGAACTGTATTGCAGACTCTCCAGAACTAcaggttatatgctaaattctctaaatgtgaattttggctaacttCTATAGCTTTTGTTGGTCATGTTATTACCAGTGATGGTATCAAGGTTGATGGCCAAAAGATTAAAGTTGTAATGACTTGGCCGAGGCCCATGAATACGACAGAGGTTCATTGCTTTTTAGGCTTGGCAGGATATTACCGAaggtttgtggatggattttcCTCTATCTCTGCACCATTGACGAAACTGACACATAAGGGAGCTAAGTTTTAG